In one Umezawaea sp. Da 62-37 genomic region, the following are encoded:
- a CDS encoding zinc-dependent metalloprotease: protein MTDLPFGFGPSDPDDPNRKPSDQAGQGNPFDFNQLGAMLSQLGAMFSNQNASAGPVNYELAKQIALQQLAGSGGPAIGFTADQGTAVTDAVHLAEMWLDPATALPAGTRSVQSWTAREWVERTLPTWQRLCDPMARRVSGAWVEAMPAEAKEAAGPLLSMLGQMGGMAFGSQLGGALAQLGSEVLTSTEVGLPLGPEGTAALLPANIEKFTEGLERPASEVMVFLAAREAAHQRLFTHVPWLRQRLLDTVEEFAKGIKVDTSALEQMAGQIDPSNPESIEEAMKSGMLEPQTTPEQKAALTRLETLLALVEGWVDVVVAEAVGERLPGASALRETLQRRRATGGPAEQTFATLVGLELRPRRMRAASALWKLVGDQHGIEVRDSLWEHPDLIPGTTDLDDPLEFAERLGNTRKALEDPMAELERTLREEKGSGTDKNPDEPPAES, encoded by the coding sequence ATGACTGACCTGCCGTTCGGGTTCGGCCCGTCGGACCCCGACGACCCCAACCGCAAGCCCTCCGACCAGGCCGGGCAGGGCAATCCCTTCGACTTCAACCAACTCGGCGCGATGCTGAGCCAGCTCGGCGCGATGTTCAGCAACCAGAACGCGTCAGCCGGTCCGGTGAACTACGAGCTCGCCAAGCAGATCGCCCTCCAGCAGCTCGCGGGCTCGGGCGGACCGGCCATCGGGTTCACCGCCGACCAGGGCACCGCCGTGACGGACGCGGTGCACCTGGCCGAGATGTGGCTGGACCCCGCGACCGCGCTGCCCGCGGGCACCCGGTCCGTGCAGAGCTGGACCGCGCGCGAGTGGGTCGAGCGGACGCTGCCGACGTGGCAGCGGCTGTGCGACCCGATGGCGCGGCGCGTGTCCGGCGCCTGGGTCGAGGCGATGCCCGCCGAGGCCAAGGAAGCCGCGGGCCCGCTGCTGTCGATGCTCGGCCAGATGGGCGGGATGGCGTTCGGGTCCCAGCTCGGCGGCGCGCTCGCCCAGCTCGGCTCCGAGGTGCTGACCTCCACCGAGGTCGGGCTCCCCCTCGGTCCCGAGGGCACGGCCGCCCTGCTGCCCGCGAACATCGAGAAGTTCACCGAGGGCCTCGAGCGCCCGGCCAGCGAGGTCATGGTCTTCCTGGCCGCCCGCGAAGCCGCTCACCAGCGCCTCTTCACGCACGTCCCGTGGCTGCGCCAGCGGCTGCTGGACACGGTCGAGGAGTTCGCCAAGGGCATCAAGGTCGACACGAGCGCACTCGAGCAGATGGCGGGCCAGATCGACCCGTCGAACCCCGAGAGCATCGAAGAGGCCATGAAGTCCGGCATGCTCGAGCCGCAGACCACGCCCGAGCAGAAGGCCGCCCTGACCCGCCTCGAGACCCTCCTGGCACTGGTCGAGGGCTGGGTGGACGTCGTCGTCGCGGAGGCCGTGGGCGAACGCCTGCCCGGCGCTTCCGCACTCCGCGAGACCCTCCAGCGCCGCCGCGCCACCGGCGGTCCGGCGGAGCAGACCTTCGCCACCCTCGTGGGCCTGGAACTCCGTCCGCGCCGGATGCGCGCCGCCTCCGCGCTGTGGAAGCTCGTCGGCGACCAGCACGGCATCGAGGTGCGCGACAGCCTCTGGGAGCACCCGGACCTGATCCCGGGCACGACGGACCTGGACGACCCGCTGGAGTTCGCCGAACGCCTCGGCAACACCCGCAAGGCGCTCGAGGACCCGATGGCGGAACTCGAGCGGACGCTCCGCGAGGAGAAGGGGTCCGGGACCGACAAGAACCCGGACGAGCCCCCCGCGGAATCGTAG
- a CDS encoding PDZ domain-containing protein encodes MSEHSEGGTTDTVVGDGDDAGGPAATPPPPPRDRSGPTRRTWTLLISFLVVIGLGLAGGFARVPYVALGPGPTYDTLGQVDGANVVSIEGQDTFPTGGHLTMTTVSLIDDLSLFGAMGLWVSGRYALAPREEFFKPGVSKDEVRDQNTKAFQDSQTSAEVAALRYLGYPVKVLAAEITKGSAADAVLEPNDRLRVVNGKQIGVADDVKAALENTKPGDEIEITYDRDGKQQTSKVPLGRADNRETGFLGVLAVDRADAPFEIKIGVPEVGGPSAGLLFALSIVDKLTPGELNGGQSIAGTGEISEKGEVGPIGGIPFKMVAAREGGATTFLVPADNCVEAKQQAPEGLRLVKVETLTGAVQAVEAVVAGKDAPGC; translated from the coding sequence GTGAGCGAGCACAGCGAGGGCGGCACCACGGACACCGTCGTCGGCGACGGCGACGACGCGGGTGGCCCGGCCGCGACACCGCCGCCACCGCCGCGGGACAGGTCGGGCCCGACCCGCCGCACCTGGACGTTGCTGATCAGCTTCCTGGTGGTCATCGGACTCGGGCTGGCGGGCGGGTTCGCCCGCGTGCCCTACGTGGCGCTGGGCCCCGGCCCGACCTACGACACGCTCGGCCAGGTCGACGGCGCCAACGTCGTCTCCATCGAGGGCCAGGACACGTTCCCCACCGGCGGCCACCTGACGATGACGACGGTGTCGCTGATCGACGACCTGTCGCTGTTCGGCGCGATGGGGCTGTGGGTGAGCGGCCGGTACGCGCTGGCGCCGCGCGAAGAATTCTTCAAGCCCGGCGTGTCCAAGGACGAGGTCCGCGACCAGAACACCAAGGCCTTCCAGGACTCGCAGACCAGCGCCGAGGTCGCCGCGCTGCGCTACCTGGGCTACCCGGTGAAGGTGCTCGCCGCCGAGATCACGAAGGGCAGCGCCGCGGACGCCGTCCTCGAGCCCAACGACCGGCTGCGCGTCGTCAACGGCAAGCAGATCGGCGTGGCCGACGACGTCAAGGCCGCCCTGGAGAACACCAAGCCGGGCGACGAGATCGAGATCACCTACGACCGCGACGGCAAGCAGCAGACCTCGAAGGTGCCGCTCGGCCGCGCGGACAACCGCGAGACGGGCTTCCTCGGTGTGCTGGCCGTCGACCGCGCCGACGCCCCGTTCGAGATCAAGATCGGTGTGCCGGAGGTCGGCGGACCGTCGGCGGGCCTGCTGTTCGCCCTGTCCATCGTGGACAAGCTGACCCCCGGCGAGCTCAACGGCGGCCAGTCCATCGCGGGCACCGGCGAGATCAGCGAGAAGGGCGAGGTCGGCCCCATCGGCGGCATCCCGTTCAAGATGGTCGCCGCCCGCGAAGGCGGCGCCACGACGTTCCTGGTGCCCGCCGACAACTGCGTCGAGGCCAAGCAGCAGGCGCCCGAGGGGCTGCGGCTGGTGAAGGTGGAGACGCTGACCGGCGCCGTCCAGGCCGTCGAGGCGGTCGTGGCGGGCAAGGACGCGCCCGGCTGCTGA
- a CDS encoding PPA1309 family protein produces the protein MTTVSANPSPSPENSPVLLRAVAREVEEFVSTAGWDQGLQLFALVPTAELLAQQPELAGQLDPEASPLTPIAQDELPDTDLADALLGIVWPEVVAGCALAQEILVLPPEAEEKLRAEELGDEEARAFAAAHPQRREARLVAAVLRDGTAACVLHLRGNTEMPDEVVEHPELAPNLTNALLETFKP, from the coding sequence ATAACCACCGTGTCAGCCAATCCTTCGCCTTCGCCGGAGAACTCGCCCGTACTGCTCCGCGCCGTCGCGCGCGAGGTCGAGGAGTTCGTGTCCACGGCCGGGTGGGACCAGGGCCTCCAGCTGTTCGCCCTGGTGCCGACCGCCGAACTGCTCGCGCAGCAGCCGGAGCTGGCGGGTCAGCTCGACCCGGAGGCGTCCCCGCTGACGCCCATCGCGCAGGACGAGCTGCCCGACACCGACCTGGCCGACGCGCTGCTCGGCATCGTGTGGCCCGAGGTCGTGGCGGGCTGCGCGCTGGCGCAGGAGATCCTCGTGCTGCCCCCGGAGGCCGAGGAGAAGCTGCGCGCCGAGGAGCTCGGCGACGAGGAGGCCCGCGCGTTCGCCGCGGCGCACCCGCAGCGCCGCGAGGCCCGGCTGGTCGCGGCGGTGCTGCGCGACGGCACGGCCGCCTGCGTGCTGCACCTGCGCGGCAACACCGAGATGCCCGACGAGGTCGTCGAGCACCCCGAGCTGGCCCCGAACCTGACCAACGCGCTGCTGGAGACCTTCAAGCCGTAG
- a CDS encoding UPF0182 family protein has protein sequence MPKLSRRSRLLLIIGGVILVGLITGSRLLGTYVNWLWFGEVGFQSVYSTMLLTRFGLFLGVGLLVGGLVAINLILAYRTRPVFVPVTGPDDPVARYRAVVSRRMRLFAIGIPVLIGLIAGTSAQADWQQFQLFLHSVPFGVTDPQFGHDIGFYAFQLPFYTWLLSWLFIATAVSFVAAIVAHYLFGGIRLAGRGGQLSGPSRTHLSIVAGVFVLLKAVAYFFDRYMLLFSDRNDKFNGATYTDLNAVLPAKLILLCIAVFCAIAFFVGAVLRNLQLPAIATVLLILSSILVGAAWPAVLEQFSVKPNAIEREAESIKRNINATKQAFGLTDDKVETKPYEGKQNVSLEELKKDQATLGNIRLLDPAVVAKTFTQFQQLRPFYAFPEKLDVDRYKVQDQELQDYIVAVRELNTAGIPQGQRDWINQHLVYTHGNGFVAAEASKVNTPADNGGNGGYPVFQASEVAPDGKVQPGPFGVQQPRTYYGELGAVGDYAIVGGRDAGAPGEYDTDASSYTYTGAGGVRIGGLFNKLIFASYYGERNILFNQSITEESKIIFNRHPRDRVEEVAPWLTVDGDPYPAVVDGKITWIVDGYTTLANYPYAKKTPLGEVTNDSLPGVAQLPNEEISYIRNSVKATVDAYDGTVTLYAMDEQDPVLKAWMGVFPGTVKPNSAISASLREHFRYPEDLFKVQRETLSKYHVSEPRDFFSGVSFWGVPSDPTVDNATTLEQQAQVNSQPRDQQPPFYVVAGDPTAGQNKVSFQLTSSLVRQNREFMASYVTARSDPDNYGKISVLTLNNEAKGPQQIQTQFLTSATVSSELNLLTQQKTKVVYGNLLTLPVGGGLLYVEPVYIERASQNTSYPQLSKVLVSFGDKVGYAPTLAEALEQVLTGASTQVPTVPGGTTSTSPTTPTSPTTSTPPGSGQSSPELTQAVKDMQGALAAIKAAQSSGDFAALGNAYKALDDATKKFETANAATTAPSTPPASSSSVAPTATPSG, from the coding sequence CTGCCCAAACTGTCCCGACGAAGCAGGCTGCTGCTCATCATCGGCGGCGTGATCCTGGTCGGGCTCATCACCGGATCCCGCCTGCTCGGCACCTACGTCAACTGGCTGTGGTTCGGCGAGGTCGGCTTCCAGAGCGTCTACAGCACCATGCTGCTGACGCGCTTCGGGCTGTTCCTCGGCGTCGGACTGCTGGTCGGCGGCCTCGTCGCGATCAACCTGATCCTCGCCTACCGGACGCGGCCGGTGTTCGTGCCCGTGACGGGCCCGGACGACCCGGTGGCGCGCTACCGCGCCGTCGTGTCGCGCCGGATGCGCCTGTTCGCGATCGGCATCCCGGTCCTGATCGGCCTCATCGCGGGCACGTCGGCCCAGGCGGACTGGCAGCAGTTCCAGCTGTTCCTGCACTCGGTGCCGTTCGGGGTGACCGACCCGCAGTTCGGTCACGACATCGGCTTCTACGCCTTCCAGCTCCCCTTCTACACGTGGCTGCTGTCGTGGCTGTTCATCGCCACCGCGGTGTCCTTCGTGGCCGCGATCGTCGCGCACTACCTGTTCGGCGGCATCCGCCTGGCCGGTCGCGGCGGCCAGCTCTCGGGCCCGTCGCGCACCCACCTGTCCATCGTGGCCGGTGTGTTCGTGCTGCTCAAGGCGGTCGCGTACTTCTTCGACCGGTACATGCTGCTGTTCTCCGACCGCAACGACAAGTTCAACGGCGCGACCTACACCGACCTCAACGCGGTGCTGCCCGCCAAGCTGATCCTGTTGTGCATCGCGGTGTTCTGCGCGATCGCGTTCTTCGTCGGCGCGGTGCTGCGCAACCTCCAGCTGCCCGCGATCGCGACGGTGCTGCTGATCCTGTCGAGCATCCTCGTCGGCGCCGCGTGGCCCGCGGTGCTGGAGCAGTTCTCGGTGAAGCCGAACGCCATCGAGCGCGAAGCGGAGTCGATCAAGCGCAACATCAACGCGACCAAGCAGGCCTTCGGGTTGACCGACGACAAAGTCGAGACGAAACCCTATGAAGGCAAGCAGAACGTGTCGCTCGAGGAGCTGAAGAAGGACCAGGCGACGCTGGGCAACATCCGGTTGCTCGACCCCGCCGTGGTGGCCAAGACCTTCACCCAGTTCCAGCAGCTGCGGCCGTTCTACGCCTTCCCGGAGAAGCTCGACGTCGACCGGTACAAGGTCCAGGACCAGGAGCTGCAGGACTACATCGTGGCGGTCCGCGAGCTGAACACCGCGGGCATCCCGCAGGGCCAGCGCGACTGGATCAACCAGCACCTCGTCTACACCCACGGCAACGGTTTCGTCGCGGCCGAGGCGAGCAAGGTGAACACCCCCGCGGACAACGGCGGCAACGGCGGCTACCCCGTCTTCCAGGCCAGCGAGGTCGCGCCGGACGGCAAGGTGCAGCCGGGTCCGTTCGGCGTGCAGCAGCCGCGCACGTACTACGGCGAGCTGGGCGCGGTGGGCGACTACGCGATCGTCGGCGGCCGTGACGCCGGGGCTCCGGGCGAGTACGACACCGACGCGTCGTCCTACACCTACACCGGCGCGGGCGGCGTCCGCATCGGCGGCCTCTTCAACAAGTTGATCTTCGCCTCGTACTACGGCGAGCGCAACATCCTGTTCAACCAGTCGATCACCGAAGAGTCGAAGATCATCTTCAACCGGCACCCCAGGGACCGCGTCGAAGAGGTCGCCCCGTGGCTGACGGTCGACGGCGACCCGTACCCGGCCGTCGTGGACGGGAAGATCACCTGGATCGTCGACGGCTACACCACGCTCGCCAACTACCCGTACGCCAAGAAGACCCCCCTCGGCGAGGTCACCAACGACTCGCTCCCCGGCGTCGCGCAGTTGCCGAACGAGGAGATCAGCTACATCCGCAACTCGGTCAAGGCCACTGTGGACGCCTACGACGGCACGGTGACCCTGTACGCGATGGACGAGCAGGACCCGGTCCTCAAGGCCTGGATGGGCGTCTTCCCCGGCACGGTCAAGCCGAACAGCGCCATCTCGGCGTCGCTGCGCGAGCACTTCCGCTACCCGGAGGACCTCTTCAAGGTCCAGCGCGAGACGCTGTCGAAGTACCACGTCTCCGAGCCGCGGGACTTCTTCTCCGGTGTCTCCTTCTGGGGCGTCCCGTCCGACCCCACGGTCGACAACGCGACCACCCTGGAGCAGCAGGCGCAGGTCAACTCGCAGCCGCGTGACCAGCAACCGCCGTTCTACGTGGTGGCGGGCGACCCGACGGCCGGGCAGAACAAGGTGAGCTTCCAGCTGACCAGCTCGCTGGTGAGGCAGAACCGCGAGTTCATGGCCTCCTACGTCACGGCGAGATCCGACCCGGACAACTACGGGAAGATCAGCGTCCTGACCCTCAACAACGAGGCCAAGGGCCCGCAGCAGATCCAGACGCAGTTCCTCACCTCGGCGACGGTCAGCTCCGAGCTGAACCTGCTGACCCAGCAGAAGACGAAGGTCGTCTACGGCAACCTGCTGACCCTCCCGGTCGGCGGCGGGCTGCTCTACGTCGAACCGGTCTACATCGAACGGGCCAGTCAGAACACGTCGTACCCGCAGCTGTCCAAGGTCCTGGTCAGCTTCGGTGACAAGGTCGGGTACGCGCCGACGCTGGCGGAAGCGCTGGAACAGGTGCTGACCGGCGCCTCGACCCAGGTGCCGACCGTGCCGGGTGGCACGACCTCGACGTCGCCGACCACACCGACGTCGCCGACGACCTCCACGCCACCGGGCAGCGGGCAGTCCAGCCCCGAGCTCACGCAGGCCGTGAAGGACATGCAGGGCGCGCTGGCGGCCATCAAGGCCGCCCAGTCGAGCGGTGACTTCGCCGCGCTCGGCAACGCCTACAAGGCGCTCGACGACGCCACGAAGAAGTTCGAGACCGCGAACGCGGCGACCACCGCCCCGTCGACGCCCCCCGCGTCGTCGTCCTCGGTGGCCCCGACGGCGACGCCCTCGGGCTGA
- a CDS encoding helix-turn-helix transcriptional regulator, with protein sequence MSDLNATAAALLGLLHDGPKTGGQLVAEAGERFGAFFSVTRSQVYRELPALADAGLLRLGKQGPRSSQQYVLTAAGKKAFKNWLLSEPGPDHLRSPLILRLVHAGSLTAKQRSGLVDTARGVYGAEQESAKTAVKTAEDPYAKAVAEFGLAHAKAVLKLLDAIPTA encoded by the coding sequence ATGTCGGACCTCAACGCGACCGCCGCTGCCCTGCTCGGGCTGCTGCACGACGGACCCAAGACCGGTGGCCAGCTCGTGGCTGAGGCCGGAGAGCGCTTCGGCGCGTTTTTCAGCGTCACCCGCAGCCAGGTCTACCGCGAGCTGCCCGCGCTCGCCGACGCGGGCCTGCTCCGCCTCGGCAAGCAGGGGCCGCGCTCGAGTCAGCAGTACGTGCTGACCGCGGCGGGCAAGAAGGCGTTCAAGAACTGGCTCCTCTCCGAGCCGGGCCCCGACCACCTGCGCAGCCCGCTGATCCTGCGTCTCGTCCACGCGGGGTCGTTGACGGCCAAGCAGCGCTCCGGACTCGTGGACACCGCCCGCGGTGTGTACGGGGCCGAGCAGGAGAGCGCCAAAACGGCTGTGAAGACCGCTGAGGACCCCTATGCGAAGGCGGTGGCCGAGTTCGGCCTCGCGCACGCCAAGGCCGTCCTCAAGCTCCTGGACGCCATCCCGACCGCCTGA
- the prfB gene encoding peptide chain release factor 2, with amino-acid sequence MNPDVEADIKDLSATLGSIEAVMDLDTLRAQVADLEEQAALPDLWNDQEKAQKLTSELSHKQGELRRITNLRSRLEDVGIMYELAEAEDDADSTADADNDRAKLREEIASLEVRTLLSGEYDERNALITVRAEAGGIDAADFAEMLLRMYSRWAERHGYGVDVFDTSYAEEAGIKSATFRITAPYAYGTLSVEQGTHRLVRISPFDNQGRRQTSFAGVEVVPVVEQTDHVEIDEKELRVDVYRSSGPGGQGVNTTDSAVRLTHIPTGIVVSCQNERSQLQNKATAMAVLQAKLLERQRQEDKDKMDALKDSGSSWGNQMRSYVLHPYQMVKDLRTEHEVGNPGAVLDGEIDDFLEAGIRWRKQQQSS; translated from the coding sequence GTGAACCCGGACGTCGAAGCAGACATCAAGGACCTCTCCGCGACCCTCGGCAGCATCGAGGCGGTGATGGACCTCGACACGTTGCGCGCCCAGGTCGCCGATCTGGAAGAGCAGGCCGCCCTCCCCGACCTCTGGAACGACCAGGAGAAGGCGCAGAAGCTCACCAGCGAGCTGTCCCACAAGCAGGGCGAGCTCCGGCGCATCACGAACCTGCGCAGCCGCCTCGAAGACGTCGGCATCATGTACGAACTCGCCGAGGCCGAGGACGACGCGGACAGCACCGCGGACGCCGACAACGACCGGGCGAAGCTGCGCGAGGAAATCGCTTCCCTGGAAGTCCGCACGCTGCTCTCCGGCGAGTACGACGAGCGCAACGCGCTCATCACCGTGCGCGCCGAAGCGGGCGGCATCGACGCGGCTGACTTCGCGGAGATGCTGCTCCGCATGTACTCCCGCTGGGCCGAACGCCACGGCTACGGCGTCGACGTGTTCGACACGTCCTACGCCGAAGAGGCCGGCATCAAGTCCGCCACCTTCCGCATCACCGCCCCGTACGCCTACGGCACGCTGTCGGTCGAGCAGGGCACGCACCGGCTGGTGCGCATCTCCCCGTTCGACAACCAGGGCCGCCGCCAGACGTCGTTCGCGGGCGTCGAGGTCGTGCCGGTCGTCGAGCAGACCGACCACGTCGAGATCGACGAGAAGGAACTGCGCGTCGACGTGTACCGGTCGTCCGGTCCCGGCGGCCAGGGCGTCAACACGACGGACTCCGCGGTGCGGCTGACCCACATCCCGACCGGGATCGTGGTGTCGTGCCAGAACGAGCGCTCGCAGCTGCAGAACAAGGCGACCGCGATGGCCGTCCTCCAGGCGAAGCTGCTGGAGCGGCAGCGCCAGGAGGACAAGGACAAGATGGACGCGCTCAAGGACAGCGGGTCCAGCTGGGGCAACCAGATGCGCTCCTACGTCCTGCACCCGTACCAGATGGTCAAGGACCTCCGGACCGAGCACGAGGTCGGCAACCCCGGCGCCGTGCTCGACGGCGAGATCGACGACTTCCTCGAGGCGGGCATCCGGTGGCGCAAGCAGCAGCAGTCGTCGTGA
- the ftsE gene encoding cell division ATP-binding protein FtsE: MIRLEHVSKVYKTSTRPALDDVSVEMDKGEFVFLIGPSGSGKSTFLRLLLREEVPSKGRVYVSNFDVAKMSRRRVPRLRQSIGCVFQDFRLLSNKTVAENVAFALEVIGKPKNTIVKVVPEVLQLVGLEGKADRLPHELSGGEQQRVAIARAFVNRPLVLIADEPTGNLDPDTSQDIMLLLERINRTGTTVVMATHDHGIVDSMRRRVVELDNGRVVRDDARGVYGVGR; this comes from the coding sequence GTGATTCGCCTAGAACACGTTTCCAAGGTCTACAAGACCTCCACGCGTCCCGCACTCGACGACGTCTCGGTCGAGATGGACAAGGGTGAGTTCGTGTTCCTCATCGGACCCTCGGGGTCCGGCAAATCCACGTTCTTGCGCTTGCTGCTCCGCGAAGAGGTGCCCAGCAAGGGGCGCGTCTACGTGTCCAACTTCGACGTCGCCAAGATGTCCCGGCGCAGGGTCCCCCGCCTGCGCCAGTCCATCGGCTGCGTGTTCCAGGACTTCCGACTCCTCAGCAACAAGACCGTGGCGGAGAACGTCGCGTTCGCGCTCGAGGTCATCGGCAAGCCCAAGAACACCATCGTCAAGGTGGTCCCCGAGGTGCTCCAGTTGGTCGGCCTCGAAGGCAAGGCGGACCGGCTGCCGCACGAGTTGTCCGGTGGTGAGCAGCAGCGCGTCGCGATCGCCCGCGCGTTCGTGAACCGCCCGCTGGTGCTCATCGCCGACGAGCCCACCGGAAACCTGGACCCCGACACGAGCCAGGACATCATGCTGCTGCTGGAGCGGATCAACCGCACCGGCACGACCGTCGTGATGGCCACGCACGACCACGGCATCGTCGACTCCATGCGCCGCCGGGTCGTCGAACTCGACAACGGCAGGGTCGTCCGCGACGACGCGCGAGGCGTCTACGGCGTCGGCCGATAG
- the ftsX gene encoding permease-like cell division protein FtsX: protein MRTSFVFSEVVTGLRRNVTMTIAMILTTAISLGLLGGGLLVVRMVDKMQANYQGKLEVAVLLTNDVSANDQDCSSEPCAGLRSSLEKTSGVESVVFENRDKGFERFKKIFEAQPELVKLARPEAIPATFRVKLEDPERADVIVREFSGKAGVKSVDDQGKFLDRLFNVLNGVRDGALFLALLQALAALLLISNTIQVSAYTRRTEVGIMRLVGATRWYTQLPFLIEAVVAGIIGAIVSVVGLILFKAFILDRVLGDLFSSGILPTLSQLDVLLIAPILFGVSVLISALTGYVTLRLYVRL, encoded by the coding sequence ATGCGCACCAGCTTCGTGTTCAGCGAGGTCGTCACCGGCCTGCGCCGGAACGTCACGATGACCATCGCGATGATCCTCACGACCGCTATCTCGCTCGGCCTGCTCGGTGGTGGTTTGCTCGTCGTCCGCATGGTCGACAAGATGCAGGCCAACTACCAGGGCAAGCTCGAAGTAGCGGTCCTGCTCACCAACGACGTGAGCGCCAACGACCAGGACTGCTCCAGTGAGCCCTGCGCGGGTCTGCGCAGCTCGTTGGAGAAGACGTCCGGTGTCGAGTCGGTCGTCTTCGAGAACCGCGACAAGGGCTTCGAGCGCTTCAAGAAGATCTTCGAGGCCCAGCCGGAGCTCGTGAAGCTCGCCCGCCCCGAGGCCATCCCGGCCACGTTCCGGGTCAAGCTGGAGGACCCGGAGCGCGCGGACGTGATCGTGCGCGAGTTCTCGGGCAAGGCGGGTGTGAAGAGCGTCGACGACCAGGGCAAGTTCCTGGACCGGCTGTTCAACGTGCTCAACGGCGTCCGCGACGGCGCGCTGTTCCTGGCGCTGCTCCAGGCGCTGGCCGCCCTCCTGCTGATCTCCAACACGATCCAGGTCTCCGCGTACACGCGGCGGACAGAGGTCGGCATCATGCGCCTGGTGGGCGCGACGCGGTGGTACACGCAGCTCCCGTTCCTCATCGAGGCGGTGGTCGCGGGCATCATCGGCGCGATCGTCTCGGTGGTCGGCCTGATCCTGTTCAAGGCCTTCATCCTGGACCGGGTGCTGGGCGACCTGTTCTCCTCCGGCATCCTGCCGACGCTGAGCCAGCTCGACGTGCTGCTGATCGCGCCGATCCTGTTCGGCGTCTCGGTGCTGATCTCGGCGTTGACCGGCTACGTCACCCTGCGCCTCTACGTCCGGCTTTAA
- the smpB gene encoding SsrA-binding protein SmpB: MVKERGRKVIASNRKARHDYTILDVFEAGVVLVGTEVKSLRLGRASLVDAFAQVDDGEIWLHALHIPEYVAGTWTNHEVRRRRKLLLHKSEIERLIGKTKESGLSLIPLSMYFSDGYVKLELALAKGKKSYDKRQDIAKRDADRDIQKAYGRALKGRGGRY, translated from the coding sequence ATGGTCAAGGAACGCGGCAGGAAGGTGATCGCGTCGAACCGCAAGGCTCGACACGACTACACCATCCTCGACGTCTTCGAAGCAGGTGTCGTGCTCGTCGGCACCGAGGTGAAGAGCCTCCGGCTGGGGCGGGCGTCCCTTGTGGACGCCTTCGCCCAGGTCGACGACGGCGAGATCTGGTTGCACGCGCTGCACATCCCCGAGTACGTGGCGGGGACGTGGACCAACCACGAGGTGCGGCGGCGGCGGAAGCTGCTGCTGCACAAGAGCGAGATCGAACGGCTGATCGGCAAGACCAAGGAGAGCGGTCTGAGCCTGATCCCGCTGTCGATGTACTTCAGCGACGGCTACGTGAAGCTGGAGCTGGCGCTGGCGAAGGGCAAGAAGTCCTACGACAAGCGCCAGGACATCGCCAAGCGCGACGCCGACCGCGACATCCAGAAGGCGTACGGCCGTGCGCTGAAGGGCCGCGGGGGCCGGTACTGA
- a CDS encoding amidohydrolase family protein, giving the protein MNGPENDGEVPGWVTGLGLPGLVDVHVHFMPERVLAKVWAFFDGAGDHYGTPWPIHYRLTEPERLDRLRALGVIAFAPLVYPHKPDMAEWLTEWAVDFGQRTPGAVPTATLYPEPGVETYLAKALDAGARCVKAHVQVGAYDPADPLLDGAWGLLAEAGVPAVVHCGHGPMPGAHTGLDRYEAVLRRHPRLTAVIAHAGMPDYGAALDLVARYPRVHLDTTMVGVPFTERTQPLPADWAARIADVPDRIVLGTDFPNIPYGYAEQLRAIAGWAGSDDRLGTGFLRAVLHDNPARLLGQPMSR; this is encoded by the coding sequence CTGAACGGCCCCGAGAACGACGGAGAAGTCCCGGGCTGGGTCACCGGCCTGGGACTTCCCGGTCTCGTGGACGTCCACGTCCACTTCATGCCCGAGCGCGTGCTCGCGAAGGTGTGGGCGTTCTTCGACGGCGCGGGCGACCACTACGGCACGCCGTGGCCGATCCACTACCGGCTCACCGAGCCGGAGCGCCTCGACCGCCTGCGGGCGCTGGGCGTGATCGCGTTCGCCCCGCTGGTGTACCCGCACAAGCCGGACATGGCGGAGTGGCTCACCGAGTGGGCGGTCGACTTCGGGCAGCGCACACCGGGAGCCGTGCCGACCGCGACGCTGTACCCCGAACCGGGTGTGGAGACCTACCTCGCGAAGGCGCTCGACGCGGGCGCCCGGTGCGTGAAGGCGCACGTCCAGGTCGGCGCGTACGACCCGGCGGACCCGTTGCTGGACGGCGCGTGGGGGCTGCTCGCCGAAGCCGGTGTGCCCGCCGTGGTGCACTGCGGGCACGGGCCGATGCCCGGCGCGCACACGGGGCTCGACCGGTACGAGGCCGTGCTCCGCAGGCACCCCCGGCTGACCGCGGTCATCGCGCACGCCGGGATGCCCGACTACGGCGCGGCGCTCGACCTGGTCGCCCGGTACCCGCGCGTGCACCTGGACACCACGATGGTGGGAGTGCCGTTCACCGAGCGCACGCAGCCGCTCCCGGCGGACTGGGCGGCGCGGATCGCCGACGTGCCGGACCGGATCGTGCTCGGCACGGACTTCCCCAACATCCCGTACGGCTACGCCGAGCAGCTGCGGGCCATCGCGGGCTGGGCCGGGTCCGACGACCGGCTCGGCACCGGGTTCCTGCGCGCCGTGCTGCACGACAACCCGGCGCGGCTCCTCGGTCAGCCGATGTCGAGGTAG